In Quercus lobata isolate SW786 chromosome 12, ValleyOak3.0 Primary Assembly, whole genome shotgun sequence, a genomic segment contains:
- the LOC115972513 gene encoding receptor protein-tyrosine kinase CEPR1, protein MAPQSITFLFGMVLLLSLSYLSQAINTDKQPQFFTLMKQSVSGKSLAEWNVSAEGKPYCNFRGVGCDDQGYVIQIDVTDWGLFGHFPADACSYLPKLRVLRLGYNRFIGNFPYSIVNCSVLEELSMNRLNQTGPLPDFSPLKFLRILDLSDNHFGGNFPISVTNLTNLEVLSFNENPGFNLWQLPENISRLTKLKRMVLSTCKVQGLIPATIGGMTSLVDLELSGNFLVGQIPKEIGLLKNLQLLELYYNQLTGYIPEEIGNLTELIDLDMSVNKLQGKIPESICTLPKLQVLQLYNNSLSGEIPGVIANSTTLTTLSLYGNFLTGEVPQNLGQSSSMVVLDLSENNLTGPLPPEVCKGGQLLYLLFLQNMFSGNLPESYTKCESVLRFRVSKNLLEGSIPEGLLSLPHASIIDLGDNNFTGPIADTIGYPRNLSELLLQGNKISGAIPSSISRATNLVKIDLSNNLLSGPIPSEIGNLRKLNTLFLQGNKLSSSIPSSLSWLKSLNVLDLSNNLLTGSIPESLSELLPNSINLSNNNLSGPIPVSLVKGGLVESFSGNPGLCVSVNVYSSDQNFPTCPQPSNRKKLNSIWVIGISIALIVLGAVLFLKRRFSQQRASMEHDETMSSSFFSYDVKSFHRINFDQREVIEAMVDKNIVGQGGSGTVYKIDLSSGDVIAVKRLWSRKAKDTASEDQLFLHKELKTEVETLGSIRHKNIVKLYCYFSSLDCSLLVYEYMPNGNLWDALHKGWIHLDWPTRHQIALGIAQGLAYLHHDLLPPIIHRDIKSTNILLDSEYQPKVADFGIAKVLQARGGKDSTTAVIAGTYGYLAPEYAYSPKATTKCDVYSFGVVLMELITGKKPVEPEFGEGKNITYWVSNKVDSKEGALEVLDNRLSGSFRDEMIQVLRIAIRCTYKSPARRPTMKEVVQSLFEATPCRFDSCKLSNKTKETPNVTKIKNQFDL, encoded by the exons ATGGCTCCTCAGTCTATTACCTTCCTTTTTGGGATGGTATTACTCTTATCACTCTCTTATCTCTCTCAAGCAATCAACACTGACAAGCAGCCTCAGTTTTTCACCCTCATGAAACAGTCTGTCTCCGGGAAATCCTTGGCTGAGTGGAATGTCTCAGCTGAAGGAAAGCCTTACTGCAACTTCCGTGGAGTTGGTTGTGATGATCAAGGTTATGTTATCCAGATTGATGTCACTGATTGGGGACTTTTTGGTCACTTCCCAGCAGATGCATGCTCTTACTTGCCAAAGTTGCGTGTGCTCCGTCTCGGCTACAACAGATTCATTGGCAACTTTCCTTACAGCATCGTCAACTGCTCGGTCTTAGAAGAGCTTAGCATGAATCGCCTGAATCAAACAGGACCACTCCCTGATTTCTCACCCTTGAAATTTTTAAGGATACTTGATTTGTCAGACAACCATTTTGGGGGTAACTTCCCTATCTCGGTAACTAACCTGACCAATCTTGAGGTGCTTAGCTTCAATGAAAACCCGGGCTTCAACTTATGGCAACTTCCAGAGAATATTTCAAGGCTGACAAAGCTCAAACGTATGGTCTTGTCAACATGCAAGGTGCAAGGTCTAATCCCTGCAACAATAGGAGGCATGACATCCCTTGTTGATCTTGAATTGAGTGGAAATTTCCTTGTGGGTCAAATTCCAAAAGAGATTGGGTTGTTGAAGAACTTGCAACTGCTTGAGCTTTACTACAACCAACTTACTGGTTACATACCAGAGGAGATAGGAAATCTGACAGAGCTCATAGACTTGGACATGTCAGTGAATAAATTACAGGGCAAGATCCCCGAGTCCATTTGTACCCTTCCAAAGCTCCAAGTCTTGCAGCTTTACAACAACAGCCTCAGTGGAGAAATCCCAGGTGTGATTGCAAACTCAACAACCTTAACTACTTTGTCACTTTATGGCAATTTTCTGACAGGTGAAGTTCCACAAAATCTGGGACAATCATCATCGATGGTTGTTCTAGACCTGTCAGAAAACAATCTGACAGGTCCTTTGCCACCAGAGGTTTGCAAGGGAGGCCAATTGCTTTACcttcttttccttcaaaatatGTTCTCTGGAAATTTGCCTGAAAGTTACACAAAATGCGAGTCTGTTTTAAGGTTTCGAGTCAGTAAGAACCTTTTAGAGGGGTCCATACCTGAAGGACTTCTCAGTCTTCCCCATGCTTCAATCATTGACTTGGGTGACAATAACTTCACTGGTCCCATTGCTGATACAATTGGATATCCTAGAAACTTGTCAGAACTGCTTCTGCAGGGAAACAAGATTTCGGGTGCTATACCTTCTAGTATCTCTCGAGCAACCAACCTGGTAAAAATTGATCTTAGTAATAATCTCCTGTCTGGTCCAATACCTTCTGAAATTGGCAATTTGAGAAAGCTAAATACACTGTTTTTACAAGGCAACAAGCTTTCATCTTCCATCCCAAGTTCACTTTCTTGGCTGAAATCTCTCAATGTCCTTGATCTCTCAAACAACCTTTTGACAGGAAGTATCCCAGAAAGTCTATCTGAATTGTTACCGAACTCCATCAACTTATCAAACAATAACCTTTCTGGTCCAATTCCTGTGTCTTTAGTAAAGGGAGGGTTGGTCGAGAGCTTTTCAGGCAACCCAGGTCTGTGTGTGTCAGTCAATGTGTATTCATCCGATCAAAATTTTCCCACTTGTCCACAGCCTTCCAACCGAAAGAAGCTAAACTCCATCTGGGTTATCGGAATTTCAATAGCTCTCATTGTGCTTGGAGCTGTCCTTTTCCTCAAGCGTCGATTTAGTCAACAAAGAGCTTCCATGGAACATGATGAGACCATGTCTTCTTCATTCTTCTCATATGATGTAAAAAGCTTCCATCGAATAAATTTCGACCAACGTGAGGTCATTGAAGCCATGGTTGACAAAAACATAGTGGGACAAGGAGGATCTGGGACTGTGTATAAGATTGATTTGAGTAGTGGGGACGTTATTGCGGTGAAGAGGTTGTGGAGTCGAAAAGCAAAAGACACAGCTTCAGAGGATCAGTTGTTTTTACACAAGGAGTTGAAAACTGAGGTGGAGACTCTGGGAAGTATAAGGCACAAAAACATAGTCAAGCTGTACTGCTACTTCTCAAGTTTAGATTGCAGCCTGCTGGTTTATGAATACATGCCAAATGGTAACCTTTGGGACGCCCTTCACAAAGGGTGGATTCATTTGGATTGGCCAACCCGCCATCAGATCGCGCTAGGGATCGCACAGGGTTTGGCATACCTCCACCATGATCTGCTCCCTCCTATCATTCACAGAGACATCAAGTCCACCAATATCCTCCTAGATAGTGAGTACCAGCCAAAGGTTGCAGATTTTGGCATAGCCAAGGTTTTACAAGCAAGAGGAGGGAAGGATTCAACCACTGCAGTAATTGCTGGGACTTACGGTTACTTGGCACCAG AATATGCATATTCTCCAAAAGCAACAACCAAGTGTGATGTCTACAGTTTCGGAGTAGTGCTAATGGAACTGATAACGGGGAAGAAGCCGGTAGAGCCAGAGTTTGGTGAGGGCAAGAATATCACATATTGGGTCTCAAACAAAGTGGACTCCAAAGAAGGAGCTTTGGAGGTCTTAGACAATCGATTATCAGGGTCATTCAGGGACGAGATGATCCAGGTTCTTCGGATTGCCATTCGCTGTACCTACAAGTCACCAGCCCGTCGCCCAACTATGAAGGAAGTAGTTCAGTCTCTATTTGAGGCAACCCCATGCAGATTCGATTCTTGCAAGTTGTCAAATAAGACCAAAGAAACACCAAATGTCACTAAAATAAAGAACCAATTTGATTTATGA